GGACGATAGTTAAAACCACTGTATTTACTTCAACTCACTTCATACTCTTCTCAATACAGCAGTTTAGTTGGCCATTTTATAGGCAAATTTCatacattaaaatattgtaaatttgCTAAGCTGGGCATGTAAGGCGGTGGAGCTTTCTTATCTAGTAGAATTTGATCACAATACAATTAAAAGTGTCTCTAATACTGTAAGCAGGCTTTAAAACAACTTCCCCGAGAACAAGTCCAGTTGGCTACAAAATTTGGTGTTACTGTATCTGAAGGGTTGGTTTTCGGGGTAAAGGGTACCCCTGAATATGTGCGACAATGCTGTGAAGCCAGTCTTAAGCGGCTTGATGTGGAACACATTGATTTATACTATCAACACAGAATTGATACTTCAGTGCCAATTGAAGACACTGTAAGCTTTGAATGCTTTTCCTTTCCTGTTACTTATGTATACCATTccaattttcaacatttttaaattGTGGATGATTATGTGTTTTAACATTGAACTCTGCATGGAAGATGGGAGAGCTCAAACAGCTGGTAAATGaaggaaagataaaatatattggGTTGTCCGAGGCTAATGCTGACACTATAAGGAGAGCTCATGCTGTTCATCCTATTACTGCTTTGCAAATGGAGTATTCCTTGTGGTCTCGTGACATTGAAGAAGAAATAATTCCACTCTGCAGGTATTAAAGTAGGAAGATTAActcctattttattttctgactacaaattatacatttttcttGAGTTTTAATGTGATGTATTTTCTATCTAGTTCTTTCAGTTATGCTTTTAACTTGCATTATCTAAAAAGTATCTCAGAATTTTGTTGTTGTCTAATGTCTATCTTGGATGTATTTTGTACTTGTAGAGAACTTGGGATAGGAATTGTAGCATATAGCCCTCTTGGCCGTGGCTTTTTTGCAGGAAAGGCAGTGGTGGAGACGTTGCCTAGTCAGAGCCTGCTGGTATTAAGCTAATGACTAAGTAGTACACTTTTCATGTTTGCATGAAGTTGTAGCTTTTTCCTGTTGTGATGGTTAAGAAAATAACACCAACAAGGGAAGTTTAAGCTACTTATTGGATCGCATATACGCCGAGGGAAAATGAGATATGAGACTTGAGTTATTTCTAGTTCTGCAGTCACTGTCTATTGAAATTTGCTATTATTTTTTCTGTAACAGACTATGCATCCCAGGTTCACTGGAGAAAATTTGGAGAAGAACAAGCTTTTCTATAAACGACTTGATGACTTGGCTTCTAAGCATGCATGCACTCCTTCACAACTAGCCTTAGCATGGCTTCTCCATCAGCGAAACGACATAATCCCTATACCTGGTATGTCTTTATTACATTTACAAAGACTTTCCCTTACTATCTAATTTTGCTGTCCATTTTCTTACTTTTGTTTTGTCAAACGTGCTTAACAAATTATGCCAATTTATTTGTCTGAAAAAATTACCGCTTgtgaagaaggagaaaaataacatgaaatatgTTAAGTATTGTAAGCACGAGAATTTATAGATTAATTCCATTGACCAAATGCTTTTATTGTGTATTCTTTGATGCTATCAGGGACTACTAAACTGAAGAACTTTGAAAACAACGTTGGATCTCTGACTGTCAAGCTTACAGATGAGGATTTGACGGAAATTTCTGAAGCAGTTCCTGATTATGAAGTTGCTGGGACACGAGAGTACGGTATGTTAAATAACTACACTTGGAAGTTTGCAACTACACCACCCAAGTAATTGTGCTGAGAGGAATGGTGCAACCCTGTCATGATAATGTTGTATTTGTATTCACTCCTTATGCCTATCACAATAAATTTCTAACTGGAGTACTGTCCTCGGTGTGACATGGAATCTGATGATATTTTTCTCTTCCCCTTAAACAAAGTAATTTGTGCAAGTTTATCGATTATTCTGGACTTAGATATGATTTCATATTTACATGTGCATTCTGGAACATTTTCAGATTGTTTATTCAGGAACTCAAATATTTGAGTGTAAGGAGGTGCAGAAATAAATTATGGAGGTGTAGAAAGAAACTTCCTGTCACCGAATACTATTCAAGGATCAGGGCCGATCCAAGGTGAGGAATTACTTTTGGGCTGTTGCTTCCTGCACCACATCAAATTTCTCCTCCCACTCAATCAAAAAGCTTCCTGGAAAATGTTTTCGTAAAAGGAGGGGTTGATTGATTTCTGGCgaaattgtttatttgttttttcggAAAAGAAATTCTGGAGTTGACAGGGTTTTGGAAGAAAATGATAGGGTGCAGAAAGTAATtcccttactttttttttacttgaacaAATAGGgtaacaatttataattaactaccgaacaattaagaaaataaacgtatatattaaaaataatatacgtatataagaattaaataattttgatgtattcaatactttttttcctttcaaaaggTGATTATATTAGTAGCAATATTAActtctctaaaaaaataaataaatcaataagcATGAGTATAAAAATGGTCTCTGACTATTTATACTAAATTCGTcatcaaatttatataaaaataaataagtttgataTTGGATCATTGAAGAATCTAATCCGATGAACAATCTCATCCAATGCATTGTCTAATAACATTAGTTGTATTATATAGATAGagattcaaatataaaaatgattttatgtttaaatatatgtaGGTGGAATCGGGATTAAATCCTGTAAACTAATCTTACACTTCATCCATAACTTGAAGTCACAGGTCCAATCAAATTCTTAGAAGGCATGTCATCTTAATTGCGTCAAACTTTCGACGAATTACGCTTACGTTCTTCCCTCAACACTGCTTAATCTCACATCTCATTATTATTACATCagtatttctttataaatttactAGGAAATTATTTTCCATAGTTTATCAttctattttctaatttttaaaactctattatatatattcagCGTAATGTTGTATCacacagaaaaattaaaatagcttTAACATTTTGAAAAGTGTATTTTGAAGGAATTAGTGGTGAtgatttaggtttaattattacGTAGATGTGTGTAGAATGTTCTAGGTCTCAGCAAAGGGTGGAAGTATGAAAAAGAGGAAAGACCTGATATTGACCTAGTGTTTCTTTATGGTTCTTATGAAAGCCACGTCTCCCCAGTTGAGCATGTGTGGACAAGTGAACCCACGTGAACCAATGAACTTTAGGACTTAGATACACATGACGTGGAACCTAAATATCCACCACATTACTTGCCCTCTAATTCTATTTAACCACCCTTCTTCTCTACTTCTTCTGCCATACCACTGAAGCCTGCTTCATCAACTTATTATCCTCATTATTTCTAAGTCTTTAGGTTGCAGAAGCTTCTTTATTATCAGTCCTCGTTTCTAGTATCTTACATTGTGTGTAACTTGGAACTTTCTCACTATAACCAATTCATCTATGGCTGTCTCATCTTATGCCATGCAATCAATCCTCTCAAACCCTTTGATGGGCATGTCCACCAGATCTAGGGTCAACCATTTTGGTATTCCTGCTATGTACTTGAGAAGGAATGTTAGCCTGAGAGTTAGGTCCATGGCTGAGGTACTGGATCTCACCATAGTTTcagatattatattttgtttctttcatgtTGTAATGTTATTTGAACTGTTCCTTATCATTAATTATGGTACTATCATCTgttattaactattatttttcttttgttatatatgCAGGAAGAGAAACAAAGTGAGCCAGCAGGCCCAGTTACACCACCACCATCAGTAGAACCTGTGAAGAAACCAGCCAGTAGTGCCTCACCAAAGGTGAGCTCAGTGTTAAATGATTAACAAAACATTATGACTTTTGTCTCGTTCTGAGGGTGGAAGGAGATTCCACATTTATTCGTTTGAGTTTATAATATTGAGAATATGGTAATTGACAGGTGAGCACGAAGTTCTCGGATGTGTTGGCATTCAGTGGGCCAGCACCTGAGAGGATCAATGGAAGGCTGGCCATGATTGGGTTTGTAGCTGCAATGGCGGTGGAAGTAGCGAAAGGGCAGGGTGTGTTTGAACAGATATCGAATGGTGGGATCCCATGGTTCTTGGGGACAAGTGTGATTTTTACACTTGCTTCCTTGGTGCCACTGTTCCAAGGGGTCAGTGTGGAGTCAAAATCCAAAGGGTTCATGTCATCAGATGCAGAACTGTGGAATGGGAGGTTTGCTATGTTGGGTTTGATTGCGCTGGCTTTTACAGAGTATGTCAAGGGAGGCACCCTGGTGTAAATACCACAGCAATGGTCTAATAATCATTCCTTGTTAGAGAGACCTGTGTTTTCTTAAACTACATATATATCAATGAACGTAAACAAAATTCATGATATCGAATTCTTCTCTGTCTTGCATAGGAACCTCTAATATCAAGTTAACTAAACCAAGTTTCTTCTTCCTAAGCAGAGTTAACAACACAGTATAGACGCAGGGTCTTAGATTGCCAATAATCAGAATTGAAATATGTTTAGAGACGAATGACGTGATATAAGTAaaggaaattttgttttaaaagtgaattaaaaaaaaaaataatgtaagatATTGGGACAATTTTAATAAACAGCAATATTAGGACAGTTTTAAAATTGAGATACAAATATTTTGGAACAACATGATTTTTCTGCGTTAACATATATTGAGGAAAGTTTCTGAAGTTTATGAACACttgttcaaaaagaaaattattatataaatagagTAACAGAATTAAAGAGTAATCTAAGTATATATTATAAGTGGAAATGTCTACTGTTTCACACCATATAACTTAGCCACATTCAACAACAGAGAACATGAAAACACAACTAACAAGCCTAACAGGTAGGTATCGTGCTAGTACTGTTTTGTTGGATCCTTCAACATAGTAATTTGATAACCTTGTAAACTGAAAAAACAAAGGTTTGATAGCGAAATTAACATCGTAAGAGAAGTGTGGGTTCCTTTAAaggttaatttattttgaaaattatgggtcttgtttaaaagaaattattgtgACGTTGTTTGGGAAAAGTAATACGAGTTTTCACCATCATAACCAAGTTTTAGTACATGACGAAGATTTCTGTGTAAGTTCAAACCAGCTACTTCTTGcgtaatttgattaaaaattgtaattaggttaaatgttaattaattaaaagaaatcgTATTAggaattaacaattttaattaaagtttttgtatAAGAATTCTTGTTAGTTCATGGCAGTTTCagtgaaatttatattttaactgaAGTTATGTTCACTTTGACAATTATCCTTCTCACAACTTTTTTCAAACAATGTCAGTGTAATATGATTTAATCattttcgtaattttttttaaacaaaattcatatgcataattttcaaaataaattaactcaatttataaaaaaaaccgAAAATATGACATTGTGATTGATTTTCCGTATTTCAAAAACTGATTtatggaaaaaatatatttttaatttaatttttaaataccaAATACGAACATATTTTACAATGTATTacaaaaaatcacaataaattAACCccatttgtaa
This genomic interval from Vigna radiata var. radiata cultivar VC1973A chromosome 8, Vradiata_ver6, whole genome shotgun sequence contains the following:
- the LOC106772228 gene encoding perakine reductase isoform X1 — its product is MEKAQMQVPRVKLGSQGLEVSRLGFGCGGLSGIYNAPLSHEEGCSIIKEIFNKGVTFFDTSDLYGDNHDNEIMVGKALKQLPREQVQLATKFGVTVSEGLVFGVKGTPEYVRQCCEASLKRLDVEHIDLYYQHRIDTSVPIEDTMGELKQLVNEGKIKYIGLSEANADTIRRAHAVHPITALQMEYSLWSRDIEEEIIPLCRELGIGIVAYSPLGRGFFAGKAVVETLPSQSLLTMHPRFTGENLEKNKLFYKRLDDLASKHACTPSQLALAWLLHQRNDIIPIPGTTKLKNFENNVGSLTVKLTDEDLTEISEAVPDYEVAGTREYGMLNNYTWKFATTPPK
- the LOC106772228 gene encoding perakine reductase isoform X2, whose product is MEKAQMQVPRVKLGSQGLEVSRLGFGCGGLSGIYNAPLSHEEGCSIIKEIFNKGVTFFDTSDLYGDNHDNEIMVGKALKQLPREQVQLATKFGVTVSEGLVFGVKGTPEYVRQCCEASLKRLDVEHIDLYYQHRIDTSVPIEDTMGELKQLVNEGKIKYIGLSEANADTIRRAHAVHPITALQMEYSLWSRDIEEEIIPLCRELGIGIVAYSPLGRGFFAGKAVVETLPSQSLLTMHPRFTGENLEKNKLFYKRLDDLASKHACTPSQLALAWLLHQRNDIIPIPGTTKLKNFENNVGSLTVKLTDEDLTEISEAVPDYEVAGTREYDCLFRNSNI
- the LOC106772229 gene encoding early light-induced protein, chloroplastic, coding for MAVSSYAMQSILSNPLMGMSTRSRVNHFGIPAMYLRRNVSLRVRSMAEEEKQSEPAGPVTPPPSVEPVKKPASSASPKVSTKFSDVLAFSGPAPERINGRLAMIGFVAAMAVEVAKGQGVFEQISNGGIPWFLGTSVIFTLASLVPLFQGVSVESKSKGFMSSDAELWNGRFAMLGLIALAFTEYVKGGTLV